CGAAAGTTTCAACGAATTTTCATCACTTATTTGCAAAGGTTTTTGTCCGTCATTTAATGTTCTCTTTTTGTCAATAAAACCATCACTCGTTTGCGCCCATTTTAAAATAATATACGGACGTTTTTGCTCGTGGAAAACAAAAAAACGTTTGTTCAAATCGCGACATTCATTTTCTAAAATACCCACTTTTACATCGCAGCCATTTGTAATTAATTTCTGAATTCCTTTGCCTTTCACCAATTTATTTGGATCTGTATTTCCGATAATGACATACGGAATTTTATATTTGAGAATCAAATCGGCGCAAGGCGGCGTTTTCCCGAAATGACTGCAAGGCTCCAGATTTACATAAAGTGTTGCGTGTTTTAAAAGTGTTTTATTTTTGACAGAACGAATGGCATTTACTTCGGCATGCGCTTCGCCAAATTTTTCATGAAAACCTTCACCTATAATTTTATTTTCATGCACAATTACGCAGCCAACCAAAGGATTGGAAGCTGTTTTGCCGAAACCTTTTGCTGCCAATTCGAGGCAACGTTGCATGTATTTTTCGTCCGTGTTCATCGCGCATGCGAAGGTAGTTTTTATTTCATAAAATTAATTTTTAAAATGTAATTTTATCCCGTGAATTTGGCAAACAATACAATCGAATCGTTGGTTTCTTATTTTCGTACAGAATTAAAAAATAGGTACGATAAAGAAGAAATTGAACAATTTATTATTATTTCTTTCAATGAAATTCTTGGCTTTTCACGAACGGATATTATCCTGAAAAAGTCAGATAGAATCAACGAATCCGATCTTGTTAAATTTAATTTTGTGGTTGATGAATTGAAAAAAAATTGTCCAATACAATATATTTTTGGACACACAGAATTTTACGGGATGACTTTAAATGTCAATAAAAACGTATTGATTCCGCGACCTGAAACGGAAGAATTGGTACAATGGATTATCAATGAATGTCCGAAAAATAATTTTTCGATTTTGGATATCGGAACCGGAAGCGGTTGTATTGCGATTGCGTTGAAAAAATATTTTTCCGAAGCCGATATTTTCGCAATGGATGTTTCTGCGGAAGCAATTAAAATAGCGCAAGAAAATGCTAATTTAAATAATGTGAAAATTATTTTTTTGCAAACCGATATTTTGAATTTTAATTCAGAATATTTTCTAACAAAATTAGATGTGATTGTCAGCAATCCTCCCTATGTTTGCCTTTCTGAAAAAGTATTGATGAATGATAATGTGTTTAATTATGAACCGCATTTGGCTTTGTTTGTAGAAGACAATGATCCTTTACTATTTTATAAAAAAATTATCGCTTTTGCGAAAATAAATTTAAAACCTGCCGGAAAATTATTTTTTGAAATCAATGAATCACAAGGAAATAATTTGATTGATTTTTTAGAAATAAACGATGCGAAAAATATTATTTTGAAAAAAGATTTGAATGGAAAAAATCGTATGTTGTACTGTAATTTCTAAATTAAAATGACCAAAGAAGAAGCTCAACATAAAATTGAAGAACTCTCGAATGCCTTGAATCAACACAATTATAATTATTATGTGTTGTCAAAATCGCTTGTTTCGGATTTTGAATTTGACAAATTGTTGGAAGAATTAATCCAGCTCGAAAAAGAATTTCCAGAATTTTTAAAATCCGATTCACCTTCGCAACGAGTTGGTGGAGAAATTGCGAAAGAATTTCAATCTGTAAAACATAAATATTTAATGCTTTCGCTCGGAAATACTTATTCAGAGCAAGATTTAAGAGAATTTGACGAGCGTGTAAAAAAAGTTACGGGCGAGCAATTGGAATATATTTGCGAACTAAAATACGATGGTGTTGCGATTGGTTTGACGTACAAAAATGGACAATTAGTGCAAGCGGTAACGCGTGGTGATGGCGTGCAAGGAGATGATGTAACGGCGAATGTGAAAACTATAAAAAGTATTCCTTTGAAATTGCATTCGACCGATTTTCCTAACGAATTTGAAATTCGCGGAGAGATTTTTTTACCTCGTCCTGTGTTTGATGAAATCAATAGAGAGCGCGAAGAAGTAGGTGATGTGCTGCTCGCTAATCCGCGAAATACAGCTTCCGGAACATTAAAAATGTTGGATTCTTCTGTTGTTGCAAAACGAAAATTAGATTGTGTTTTGTATTATGTGTTAGGCGAAAATCTTTCGTTTAAAAACCATTTTGAAAGCATGGAAGGTGCTAAGAAATGGGGTTTTAAAACATCGGAACACCTTCGGAAAGTGGCGGATATAAATGGCGTTTGGGAATTTATTCAACATTGGAACAAAGCGCGCTATCAATTGGATTTTGATATTGATGGCATCGTGATAAAAGTAAATTCCTACGATCAACAGCGATCGCTTGGTTTCACTGCAAAATCGCCACGTTGGGCTATTTCCTATAAATTTAAAGCAGAAAATGTTTCCACTATTTTGGAAAGTATTTCGTATCAAGTGGGACGCACAGGAGCGATTACGCCAGTGGCAAATTTGCGACCTGTATCACTTGCCGGAACGGTTGTTAAACGGGCATCTTTGCACAATGCGGATGTAATTGAAAAATTAGATGTGCGTGTAGGCGATATTGTTTTTGTTGAAAAAGGAGGAGAGATTATTCCAAAAATTACTGGCGTGGATGTAACAAAACGTTCTCCTAATAGTTTGAAAACGGAATACATTAAAACCTGCCCTGAATGTGGAACAGAGCTTGTCCGCGAAGAAGACGAAGCGAATCATTATTGTCCGAACGAGTTGGGATGCCCTCCGCAAATAAAAGGTAAAATGGAACATTTTGTAAGTCGGAAAGCGATGAACATTGATAGTTTGGGAGGCGAAACCATTGAACAATTGTTTCAAAATGGTTTACTAAAAAATGTGGCAGACATTTACATTTTGCAGAAAGAAGATTTGTTGCGTTTGGAACGAATGGCAGAAAAATCCGTTACTAATTTATTAAAGGGAATTGAAATTTCGAAAACGGTTTCTTTTGAAAGAACGCTGTACGCCATTGGTATTCGCCATGTGGGCGAAACGATTGCGAAAAAATTAGCGTTTCAATTTAAAAATATAGAAGCGCTCGAAAATGCCAGTTTGGAAATGTTAATTGATACGAATGAAATTGGTGAGAAAATTGCGCAAAGTGTGGTTGCTTATTTTGCAGACGAACGTAATCGAGAAATTATTGCGCGCTTAAAAAGTTACGGACTGAATTTCGAAATGTCGGAAGAATTTATGGCGCAGCGCACCGAAAAATTAAATGCTGCTACATTTGTTATTTCAGGAGTTTTCGCTAAATTTTCGAGAGATGAATTGAAAAATAAAATTGAGCAAAATGGTGGAAAAAATACTGGTTCTGTTTCTGCGAAAACAACTTATTTATTGGCAGGAGAAAATATCGGTCCAGCGAAATTGGAAAAAGCCGTTAAACTCGGAATAAATATTATTTCGGAAGATGATTTTTTGAAAATGATTGAATAAAAATCATTCGAAAAAAGTCTTTCAAAAAAATAATTTTTCAAAGCTGTTTTTCGAGAAAAGGGTAAAAATAGAATTTTTCGCTTCTTTTTTGTAGTAAAGTATAATTTTTTATCTTTGCGGACTTTTGTTTTTTGAAAACATGGCTATATCAAAGTTAAAACAGTTTGTAATTCCCTTTGTTGGCTTGAATGACGGACAACACAAGTATCATTTTGAAGTAGAAAATTCGTTCTTTGAACACATCGGTTGCACCGAAATTATTGAAAAAGCAAATGTATCGGTAGATTTATTGCTGACGAAACAATCCAATATGTTGGTATTGGCGTTTACACTGAAAGGCACTGTTAATGTACCTTGTGATAGATGTTTAGACGCATTTGATTTGCCCATTGAAAATCAAGAAAAATTGATTGTAAAATTGGGAAAAAATGATTTTGATGATGATGAAAACATATTAGCAATTTCAAGCACAGCTTATGAAATTGATGTTTCGCAACCCATTTATGAATACATTGTTACAGCACTTCCGTACAGGCGTGTTCATCCGCAAGATGAAAACGGGAAAAGCGATTGCAATCCTGAAGTAGTAGAAAAATTAAAACAAATAATCATTTAAAAATTAGTAAAAATGCCACATCCGAAGCGAAAAATATCCAAGTCGAGAAGAGATAAAAGAAGAACGCACGATAAAGCGGTTGCCTCAACTATATCCACTTGCAGCAATTGCGGAGCTCCCGTATTGTACCACAGAGTATGTGGGGATTGCGGTTATTACAGAGGAAAATTAGCAGTAGAAAAAGCGGTAACAGCCTAAGCTAAACATGCAAACGCAAACACGAAATATGATTTATCACTTCCAATCATGTTTCGGAGGTTTGTGTCGTAGTATTCCTTTTCATTATTCTCTATTTTCCTGAAATGAAAATTGGGTTAGACGTAATGGGAGGTGATTTCGCGCCGCAAGTAACCATTTCAGGTGCTATACTTGCTCGAAAAGAACTTCCTCCAGAAATAAAATTGGTGTTGATAGGCGATGAAAAAAATATTTTAGAAGCTCTTCAAGCGCAAAAAATAAATCCAAGCGATTTCGAAATTGTACACGCCACCGAAGTAATAGGAATGGGCGAACATCCTACCAAAGCTTTCGCTCAAAAAACAAATTCGACGATTGCTGTTGGATTCAAATTATTAAAAGAAAAAAAAATTGATGCCTTTGCAAGTGCCGGAAATACTGGCGCTATGTTGGTTGGCGCGATGTATACCGTGAAGTCTATTGTGGGAGTTATACGTCCGTGTATTACTTCCGTAATGCCGAAAGAGAATGGAAATGTGGGCGTGATTTTAGATGTGGGTGCGAATGCAGATTGTAAACCGGATACGCTCTATCAGTTTGGAATTTTAGGTTCCGTGTATGCAAAAAATGTTTTTGGTATTGATAATCCGAGAGTAGCATTGCTTAATATTGGTGAAGAAGAAGAAAAAGGAAATTTAGTTTCTCAATCAGCACATCACATGATGAAAGATTCGAAGGAAATAAATTTTATTGGAAACGTGGAAGGCAGAGATATTTTTACGGATAAAGCAGATGTAATTGTGTGCGATGGATTTACTGGAAACGTGGTGCTAAAACAAGCAGAAGGTTTTTACGCATTGGTTCAACGAAGAGGTTGGAAGGATGATTATTTCGAAAAATTTAATTATGAAAATTACGGCGGCTCGCCCATTCTTGGTATTAATTCAAATGTCATTATTGGTCACGGAATTTCTAACGCCATTGCGATAAAAAATATGCTGTTATTGGCAAAAAATGTAGCGGAAGCAAATCTGTCCGAAAAAATTAAACACGCTTTCAACCATGACTAAAATAACTGCTGCCATTACTGCCGTTCAGGGATATGTACCCGATTATGTACTGACGAATAAAGAACTCGAAAAAATGGTAGATACGACCGACGAGTGGATTTTATCTCGCACCGGAATTACGGAAAGAAGAATTTTAAAAGGCGCCGGATTGGGCACGTCGGATATGTGCACGGAAGCAGTTAAAGGCTTGTGCGAAAAAAGAAAAATAAAACCGGATGAGATAGATTTGCTTATTGTTGCCACTGTAACACCCGATTTGGTTTTCCCGGCAACGGCAAACATTGTATGCGATAAAGTAGGAGCAAAAAACGCCTGGGGATTTGATATCAACGCAGCGTGTTCGGGCTTTATTTACGCATTAACCACGGCATCTCAATTTATCGAAACGGGGAAATATAAAAAGGTGGTGGTAGTAGGTTCGGATAAAATGTCTTCTATTATTGATTATACAGATCGTTCCACGTGTATTATTTTTGGAGATGGAGCTGGCGCTGTTTTGCTGGAGCCAAATACCGAAGGTTTCGGCGTGTTGGATGCAATTTTAAAATCGGATGGAGCAGGTCGTCATCATTTACATCAAAAAGCAGGAGGGTCTGTAAAACCGGCATCTCATCAAACGGTGGATGCTCGTGAGCATTACGTGTATCAGGAAGGACAACCTGTTTTTAAAGCAGCTGTGAAAGAAATGGCAGAAGTATCGTTCAATATCATGCAAAAAAACAATTTAACCGCAGAAACAATTGCTTGGTTAGTACCGCATCAAGCCAATAAACGAATTATTGATGCCACTGCCAACCGTGTTGGTTTGGGTAGCGAAAAAGTGATGTTGAATATCCATAAATATGGAAATACCACAGCAGGCACGATTCCGCTTTGTTTGTGGGATTATGAAAAAAAATTAAAAAAAGGTGATAATATCATTTTAGCTGCATTTGGCGGAGGTTTTACGTGGGGAAGCGTGTATGTAAAATGGGCTTATAATTCATAAAAAAATTAATGTTTGCAAAGCACAATAAATCCATTACTTTTATCCTCTATTTTTTTCAAAAAAAAGCAATCAGAATACTAACTAAAAAATCAGGTAATGAAACTAAATGAAATTCAAGACTTAATAAAATTTGTCGCCAAATCAGGAGTTTGCGAAGTAGAACTGGAAACAAAAGAAGTGAAGATCATTATCAAAACATCGGCTGCTAAAAAAGGAGGCAGACCCGACAATGAATCGCCTTTTGTTGTGCAAACTACCACTCCATTTGCTGCACCTACTCAACAAATACAGCAAAGTAATCCGGTGGCAGAACAAAAAACAGCTGAACCTAAAAAAGCGGAAGATATTTCCAAATTAATAACCATTAAATCGCCGATGATTGGAACATTTTACCGTTCTCCATCGCCCGATAAACCGGTATTTGTAAATGTAGGCGATGAAATAAAACCGGGAAACCCGATTTGCATTATCGAAGCCATGAAACTTTTCAATGAAATAGAATCGGATGTAAAAGGTAAAATCGTGAAAGTATTGGTGGATGATTCCAGTCCGGTAGAGTACGACCAGCCTTTGTTTTTGATAGATCCGATGTAATTTCCAATTTGAGAATGATTGATTTAATCCGCTACAAAAGCGATTATTGTTTTTCAAGTTTTCAAAAAATTAATTTTTAAATTCAAAATCGTGTTTAAAAAAATACTTATTGCCAACCGAGGAGAAATTGCTTTGCGCGTTATCAGAACGTGTAAAGAAATGGGAATTAAAACGGTAGCCGTTTATTCTACTGCAGATAAAGAAAGTTTACACGTGCGTTTTGCGGATGAAGCTGTGTGTATTGGTCCGCCGCCGAGCAAAGATTCGTATTTGAATATTCCGAGTATTATTTCTGCTGCCGAAATTACCAATGCTGATGCGATTCATCCGGGTTATGGATTTCTTTCTGAAAATGCTAAATTTTCTAAAATATGTTCCGAACATGGCGTAAAATTTATTGGCGCATCTCCTGCGATGATTGAAGGAATGGGCGATAAAGCAAGCGCGAAAGATACAATGAAAAAAGCGGGCGTTCCCATTGTTCCTGGCTCCGACGGCTTATTAAAAGATTTAGCGGATGCGAAAAAGACGGCGAAGAAAATTGGCTTTCCGGTAATTATGAAAGCGACTGCCTGTGGCGGTGGACGCGGAATGCGCATTGTTTGGAAAGATGCAGAAATAGAA
This genomic window from Bacteroidia bacterium contains:
- the ribD gene encoding bifunctional diaminohydroxyphosphoribosylaminopyrimidine deaminase/5-amino-6-(5-phosphoribosylamino)uracil reductase RibD — its product is MNTDEKYMQRCLELAAKGFGKTASNPLVGCVIVHENKIIGEGFHEKFGEAHAEVNAIRSVKNKTLLKHATLYVNLEPCSHFGKTPPCADLILKYKIPYVIIGNTDPNKLVKGKGIQKLITNGCDVKVGILENECRDLNKRFFVFHEQKRPYIILKWAQTSDGFIDKKRTLNDGQKPLQISDENSLKLSHQWRSEEQSILVGTNTALLDNPKLSARIVKGKNPLRILIDKDLRVPKNYFLRDDSTPTLVFTSIKKKETKNIEFIKIDFKKNSLNQVLKDLNKKNILSVIVEGGAQLLNSFIKENLWDEARIIVSPKKIKNGIAAPIFPEKIIFPTKTKTDLILYYTNKK
- the ligA gene encoding NAD-dependent DNA ligase LigA, whose amino-acid sequence is MTKEEAQHKIEELSNALNQHNYNYYVLSKSLVSDFEFDKLLEELIQLEKEFPEFLKSDSPSQRVGGEIAKEFQSVKHKYLMLSLGNTYSEQDLREFDERVKKVTGEQLEYICELKYDGVAIGLTYKNGQLVQAVTRGDGVQGDDVTANVKTIKSIPLKLHSTDFPNEFEIRGEIFLPRPVFDEINREREEVGDVLLANPRNTASGTLKMLDSSVVAKRKLDCVLYYVLGENLSFKNHFESMEGAKKWGFKTSEHLRKVADINGVWEFIQHWNKARYQLDFDIDGIVIKVNSYDQQRSLGFTAKSPRWAISYKFKAENVSTILESISYQVGRTGAITPVANLRPVSLAGTVVKRASLHNADVIEKLDVRVGDIVFVEKGGEIIPKITGVDVTKRSPNSLKTEYIKTCPECGTELVREEDEANHYCPNELGCPPQIKGKMEHFVSRKAMNIDSLGGETIEQLFQNGLLKNVADIYILQKEDLLRLERMAEKSVTNLLKGIEISKTVSFERTLYAIGIRHVGETIAKKLAFQFKNIEALENASLEMLIDTNEIGEKIAQSVVAYFADERNREIIARLKSYGLNFEMSEEFMAQRTEKLNAATFVISGVFAKFSRDELKNKIEQNGGKNTGSVSAKTTYLLAGENIGPAKLEKAVKLGINIISEDDFLKMIE
- the rpmF gene encoding 50S ribosomal protein L32 — its product is MPHPKRKISKSRRDKRRTHDKAVASTISTCSNCGAPVLYHRVCGDCGYYRGKLAVEKAVTA
- the prmC gene encoding peptide chain release factor N(5)-glutamine methyltransferase; its protein translation is MANNTIESLVSYFRTELKNRYDKEEIEQFIIISFNEILGFSRTDIILKKSDRINESDLVKFNFVVDELKKNCPIQYIFGHTEFYGMTLNVNKNVLIPRPETEELVQWIINECPKNNFSILDIGTGSGCIAIALKKYFSEADIFAMDVSAEAIKIAQENANLNNVKIIFLQTDILNFNSEYFLTKLDVIVSNPPYVCLSEKVLMNDNVFNYEPHLALFVEDNDPLLFYKKIIAFAKINLKPAGKLFFEINESQGNNLIDFLEINDAKNIILKKDLNGKNRMLYCNF
- a CDS encoding DUF177 domain-containing protein, with amino-acid sequence MAISKLKQFVIPFVGLNDGQHKYHFEVENSFFEHIGCTEIIEKANVSVDLLLTKQSNMLVLAFTLKGTVNVPCDRCLDAFDLPIENQEKLIVKLGKNDFDDDENILAISSTAYEIDVSQPIYEYIVTALPYRRVHPQDENGKSDCNPEVVEKLKQIII
- the plsX gene encoding phosphate acyltransferase PlsX, translated to MKIGLDVMGGDFAPQVTISGAILARKELPPEIKLVLIGDEKNILEALQAQKINPSDFEIVHATEVIGMGEHPTKAFAQKTNSTIAVGFKLLKEKKIDAFASAGNTGAMLVGAMYTVKSIVGVIRPCITSVMPKENGNVGVILDVGANADCKPDTLYQFGILGSVYAKNVFGIDNPRVALLNIGEEEEKGNLVSQSAHHMMKDSKEINFIGNVEGRDIFTDKADVIVCDGFTGNVVLKQAEGFYALVQRRGWKDDYFEKFNYENYGGSPILGINSNVIIGHGISNAIAIKNMLLLAKNVAEANLSEKIKHAFNHD
- a CDS encoding beta-ketoacyl-ACP synthase III is translated as MTKITAAITAVQGYVPDYVLTNKELEKMVDTTDEWILSRTGITERRILKGAGLGTSDMCTEAVKGLCEKRKIKPDEIDLLIVATVTPDLVFPATANIVCDKVGAKNAWGFDINAACSGFIYALTTASQFIETGKYKKVVVVGSDKMSSIIDYTDRSTCIIFGDGAGAVLLEPNTEGFGVLDAILKSDGAGRHHLHQKAGGSVKPASHQTVDAREHYVYQEGQPVFKAAVKEMAEVSFNIMQKNNLTAETIAWLVPHQANKRIIDATANRVGLGSEKVMLNIHKYGNTTAGTIPLCLWDYEKKLKKGDNIILAAFGGGFTWGSVYVKWAYNS
- the accB gene encoding acetyl-CoA carboxylase biotin carboxyl carrier protein; translated protein: MKLNEIQDLIKFVAKSGVCEVELETKEVKIIIKTSAAKKGGRPDNESPFVVQTTTPFAAPTQQIQQSNPVAEQKTAEPKKAEDISKLITIKSPMIGTFYRSPSPDKPVFVNVGDEIKPGNPICIIEAMKLFNEIESDVKGKIVKVLVDDSSPVEYDQPLFLIDPM